A stretch of the Ornithodoros turicata isolate Travis chromosome 4, ASM3712646v1, whole genome shotgun sequence genome encodes the following:
- the LOC135393524 gene encoding uncharacterized protein LOC135393524, giving the protein MSSLEMRVGLILFLFACAEAFDVDSVLGERVRAGLHGEGCLDTCFNETALPNMCACDSSCHLRRDCCADLAFGVEEGEPRLRCVFSSGKQLMTVANCPASWNDSETRLVCEQGKTRSASYLQDIPVYSESSGVFYRNTFCALCNGDVERLSRWSVLLDCVPDSVADALRNGTANSVGYSAGTKNLAVRVGRQRGSCRIAVKEILRDDFYDAYNVSRCSLPPVRKCPSAYKDDVIRTKCESYTAMVYDPSKLLRYRNYHCALCNGRTVKTLECKPHEDKSDSRFEQFGTSYAIVMDFSQFEMGGGGSRRRNSMNQCEPREVYDPVLNSCLAAACPLGRTWTNGKCVSTDREDKPSEQSETEVDCEWVFLPSHYIRILADGSGLVTHRNITLAPTRYQVTNGSDRAVACIPLQVHFKLDTYQGILSRVVLTVSILCLIMHIAVYAALSQLRNRPGKILLCLSISVLLAQVTFLAGSEWTQGTRLCYGTAVMSHLFHLAAFFWMNALAIDVHRTFRSSGRPPSATSAFLKYSLYGTLGPTAIVLTSGLVGYFEPASEWSPSYGTPFCWINRPWALAAYFIAPIFLLLLVNAVLLGLTVASIHMTDKQVKLARKEQQQRSYLYAKLAVVFGLTWVFGFAAAFTNMQWMWYPFIIFCGLQGAFIFVSFTCKRSVSRLLRQAITGKKAGRPRADSSNLTSMRTSIMTSSTALASIVRGIGEKDLRRATPTQSREGTPLIKRASAPPVTQHKVVQQKGSCPT; this is encoded by the exons ATGTCTTCTTTGGAGATGCGAGTGGGGCTCATCTTGTTTCTTTTTGCGTGTGCCGAGGCGTTCGATGTTGATTCTGTGCTGGGCGAGCGCGTCCGTGCTGGTCTTCATGGAGAGGGCTGCCTGGACACGTGCTTCAACGAGACCGCGTTGCCGAATATGTGCGCCTGTGACTCCTCGTGTCATTTGAGGAGAGACTGCTGTGCGGACCTCGCCTTCGGTGTGGAAGAAGGGGAACCCCGTTTGCGATGTGTCTTTTCTTCGGGGAAACAGCTGATGACTGTGGCCAACTGTCCCGCCTCGTGGAACGACAGCGAAACACGGTTGGTGTGCGAGCAGGGTAAAACGCGCAGTGCCAGTTACCTTCAAGACATACCCGTGTACAGTGAAAGCTCCGGTGTGTTCTACCGCAATACTTTCTGTGCACTGTGCAACGGAGACGTGGAACGTCTATCACGATGGTCTGTTCTTCTAGATTGCGTGCCAGATTCTGTAGCGGACGCTCTTCGAAATGGGACCGCGAATTCCGTGGGCTACAGTGCCGGTACGAAGAATCTGGCCGTACGGGTGGGCAGGCAACGTGGGAGCTGTCGCATTGCCGTGAAGGAGATTCTGCGCGATGATTTCTACGACGCGTACAACGTGAGCAGATGCTCGCTACCGCCGGTACGAAAGTGTCCCTCGGCTTACAAGGATGACGTGATCAGGACTAAGTGTGAGAGTTACACCGCTATGGTTTACGATCCTTCGAAGTTGCTGCGCTACCGCAACTATCACTGCGCTCTTTGCAACGGTCGCACTGTGAAGACACTCGAATGCAAGCCCCACGAGGATAAATCTGATTCCAGATTCGAACAGTTCGGAACGTCATACGCGATCGTTATGGACTTTAGCCAGTTTGAGATGGGTGGCGGTGGCTCTCGACGGAGGAATTCCATGAACCAGTGTGAGCCTCGGGAAGTGTACGATCCTGTCTTAAATTCTTGTCTTGCGGCTGCATGTCCGCTCGGACGGACATGGACTAACGGGAAGTGTGTATCCACTGACAGGGAAGACAAGCCGAGCGAACAAAGCGAAACAGAAGTCGACTGTGAGTGGGTGTTTCTGCCTTCACATTATATACGAATTCTCGCAGACGGCTCGGGTCTTGTAACTCACAGGAACATAACGCTAGCACCGACCCGTTATCAGGTGACGAACGGGAGTGATCGTGCAGTCGCCTGCATTCCTCTCCAGGTACATTTCAAACTGGACACGTATCAAGGGATCCTCTCGCGGGTCGTGCTTACGGTATCAATCTTATGCCTCATTATGCACATAGCCGTGTATGCGGCCTTGTCCCAGCTTCGAAACAGGCCTGGCAAGATTCTGCTGTGCCTCTCCATCTCGGTGCTTTTAGCCCAAGTAACGTTCCTGGCAGGCAGCGAGTGGACCCAAGGGACGCGCCTCTGCTATGGCACAGCTGTGATGTCACATCTGTTCCACCTGGCCGCTTTCTTCTGGATGAACGCCCTCGCCATTGACGTGCACCGGACGTTTCGTTCCTCTGGACGTCCCCCTTCTGCTACTTCAGCTTTCCTGAAGTACTCGCTCTACGGCACGCTAGGCCCCACAGCTATCGTACTGACGTCGGGCCTCGTAGGGTACTTCGAACCTGCGAGCGAATGGAGTCCTTCGTACGGCACGCCGTTCTGCTGGATCAACAGACCGTGGGCCCTGGCGGCTTACTTCATAGCACCTATCTTCTTGCTGCTGCTGGTGAACGCCGTCCTCCTGGGCCTCACTGTTGCCAGCATACATATGACCGATAAGCAG GTGAAACTGGCTCGCAAAGAACAACAGCAACGCTCATACCTGTACGCTAAATTGGCTGTGGTCTTCGGGCTCACCTGGGTCTTCGGTTTTGCAGCGGCATTTACAAACATGCAATGGATGTGGTATCCGTTCATAATCTTCTGTGGCCTTCAG GGTGCGTTCATCTTCGTGTCCTTCACGTGCAAGCGCAGCGTGAGCCGCCTCCTGCGGCAAGCCATCACTGGCAAGAAGGCCGGAAGACCTCGGGCGGACTCCTCCAACCTGACGTCGATGCGGACGTCAATAATGACGTCATCTACTGCTTTGGCGTCGATAGTAAGAGGCATCGGCGAGAAAGACCTCCGACGTGCGACTCCCACTCAGagtcgtgaaggaacgccactCATCAAGAGGGCCTCCGCACCGCCGGTGACGCAGCATAAAGTGGTGCAGCAGAAGGGTTCCTGTCCGACTTAG